A DNA window from Gemella massiliensis contains the following coding sequences:
- a CDS encoding O-acetylhomoserine aminocarboxypropyltransferase/cysteine synthase family protein produces the protein MTRKFSFETLQLHAGQTVGDTKSRAVPIYQTTSYVFDDTQDAEDSFALRKNGNIYTRITNPTTAVFEERVNALEGGVGALATASGMAALTYVFLTLAHAGHHIVSSKNVYGGTYNLLKLTLPRYGVNATFVDPDNFEEIEQAITDDTRALFVETLGNPLANIADLEKWAEIAHRHNIPLVVDNTFATPYLINVFSHGADIVVHSATKFIGGHGTSIAGVIVDSGKFDWEASGKFPQLVEEDPSYHNLSYTRDVGEAAFITNVRTQLLRDTGAAISPFNSFLLLQGLETLSLRVERHIENTEKIVDFLVNHPKVAHVNYPGLKDSKYYELAKKYLPKGSGSIFSFDVVGGEKAARKVIDSLEIFSNLANVADAKSLVVHPASTTHGQLSPEELAYTGITPTQIRLSIGLENRDDLIEDLRLALEQI, from the coding sequence ATGACAAGAAAATTTAGTTTTGAAACATTACAATTACATGCAGGGCAAACGGTTGGGGACACAAAATCGCGAGCAGTTCCTATTTATCAAACAACATCATACGTATTCGACGATACGCAAGACGCAGAAGATTCGTTTGCATTACGAAAAAATGGAAATATTTATACAAGAATAACTAACCCTACTACGGCAGTTTTTGAGGAACGTGTTAATGCGTTAGAAGGGGGAGTTGGGGCGTTGGCGACTGCTTCGGGAATGGCTGCATTAACATATGTATTTTTAACTTTGGCACATGCCGGGCATCATATTGTGTCATCAAAAAATGTCTACGGCGGAACGTATAATTTATTAAAATTGACTTTGCCTCGTTATGGTGTAAATGCTACCTTTGTTGATCCTGATAATTTTGAAGAAATAGAACAAGCTATTACAGATGATACACGTGCATTGTTTGTCGAAACATTGGGAAATCCGTTAGCTAATATTGCGGATTTGGAAAAATGGGCGGAAATAGCACATCGTCATAATATTCCTCTTGTAGTAGATAATACATTTGCTACACCTTACTTAATTAATGTATTTAGTCATGGAGCGGATATAGTTGTTCACTCTGCAACTAAATTTATTGGTGGACACGGCACATCAATTGCCGGAGTAATTGTTGATAGCGGGAAATTTGATTGGGAAGCAAGCGGGAAATTTCCACAATTAGTAGAAGAAGATCCAAGTTATCATAATTTAAGTTATACACGTGATGTTGGAGAGGCGGCATTTATTACAAATGTAAGAACACAACTTCTACGTGATACAGGGGCAGCAATATCACCGTTTAATTCATTTTTATTATTACAAGGTTTGGAAACATTATCACTACGTGTTGAACGTCATATAGAAAATACAGAAAAAATAGTAGATTTCTTAGTAAATCATCCGAAAGTGGCTCATGTAAATTACCCGGGATTAAAAGATAGCAAATATTATGAATTAGCTAAAAAATATTTACCAAAAGGAAGTGGTTCAATCTTTTCGTTTGATGTTGTAGGTGGAGAGAAAGCCGCACGTAAGGTAATAGACAGTTTAGAAATTTTTTCCAATTTAGCAAATGTTGCAGATGCGAAAAGTTTGGTAGTACATCCGGCTTCGACTACGCACGGTCAACTTAGTCCTGAGGAATTAGCGTATACAGGGATAACACCTACACAAATTCGTTTGTCAATCGGTTTAGAAAATAGAGATGATTTAATAGAAGATTTACGGTTGGCATTAGAACAAATATAA
- a CDS encoding response regulator transcription factor, whose protein sequence is MYTVMIVEDDEVISNSIAQYLEKWNFTTYEVNNFEQVLTEFVEKKPDLVLMDINLPYFDGYYWCEEIRNISKVPVMFISSASDDMNIVMAMTIGADDFIEKPFKLVVLKAKIEALLRRVYNFNANTQLITYKDVIFDINKDEVKFQGKTAQLTKNESRILTVLLEHREQIVSRELIMTTLWQSDHFIDENTLSVNVNRLRAKLKSIGVNDLIMTKKGKGYLV, encoded by the coding sequence ATGTATACAGTAATGATAGTGGAAGACGATGAAGTAATTTCTAACAGCATAGCACAATATTTAGAGAAATGGAATTTTACTACTTATGAAGTAAATAACTTTGAACAGGTATTGACGGAGTTTGTTGAGAAAAAACCTGATTTGGTATTAATGGATATAAATCTTCCTTATTTTGACGGGTATTATTGGTGTGAAGAAATACGTAATATCTCTAAAGTACCGGTAATGTTTATTTCTTCTGCAAGTGACGATATGAATATTGTAATGGCTATGACAATAGGGGCAGATGATTTTATAGAAAAACCGTTTAAACTTGTTGTTCTTAAAGCAAAAATAGAAGCGCTGTTAAGAAGAGTTTATAACTTTAATGCTAATACACAGTTAATAACCTATAAAGATGTTATTTTTGATATAAATAAAGACGAGGTTAAGTTTCAGGGAAAAACAGCACAGCTGACTAAAAATGAAAGTAGAATTTTAACCGTCTTATTAGAACATAGAGAACAAATTGTAAGTCGTGAATTGATAATGACAACACTGTGGCAGAGTGATCATTTTATTGATGAGAATACTTTATCGGTTAATGTTAATCGTTTGCGTGCAAAGTTAAAGTCAATCGGTGTTAATGATTTAATAATGACTAAAAAAGGAAAGGGATATTTAGTTTAA
- a CDS encoding RDD family protein, whose product MVKKIKKNSSYSYNDRNVKPTFSTEATRSLVKNFPDIVNENAKSGKRVIAYAIDLLTYVPIAALFHFTTLNLRQAGGAENERNAMYMMLAIVVYALLLFGYLPNKWQGQTIGKKLLKIRMVPTNNQKVEFSKYIIREFLIKIVLGWICVPVILAHGLYKKLFEKQADITLLHDKLLQTRVVEISQK is encoded by the coding sequence ATGGTAAAAAAAATAAAGAAAAATAGTTCATACAGCTATAATGATAGAAATGTAAAGCCGACTTTTTCCACAGAAGCAACAAGATCTTTAGTAAAAAATTTTCCGGATATAGTAAACGAAAATGCTAAAAGTGGAAAAAGAGTTATCGCTTATGCAATAGATTTATTAACTTACGTGCCGATAGCAGCGTTATTTCATTTTACAACATTAAATTTACGCCAAGCAGGTGGGGCTGAAAATGAAAGAAATGCAATGTATATGATGTTGGCGATTGTTGTCTACGCTTTACTGTTGTTCGGTTATTTACCAAACAAATGGCAAGGGCAAACTATTGGGAAAAAATTACTAAAAATTCGTATGGTTCCGACAAATAACCAAAAAGTAGAATTTTCAAAATATATTATAAGAGAATTTTTAATTAAAATTGTACTAGGTTGGATATGCGTACCCGTTATTTTAGCACATGGTTTATATAAAAAATTATTTGAAAAACAAGCCGATATTACATTATTGCACGATAAATTATTGCAGACAAGGGTTGTGGAAATATCCCAAAAATAA
- the rpmF gene encoding 50S ribosomal protein L32 produces MAVPFRRTSKTAKRKRRTHKKLSAPSISIDKTSGNYVMGHRVDKKTGMYKGRQVLDVK; encoded by the coding sequence ATGGCAGTTCCTTTTAGAAGAACATCAAAAACAGCTAAAAGAAAAAGAAGAACTCATAAAAAACTATCTGCACCATCAATTTCTATCGATAAAACAAGCGGTAACTATGTAATGGGTCACCGTGTTGATAAAAAAACCGGTATGTATAAAGGCAGACAAGTTCTAGATGTAAAATAA
- a CDS encoding CD0519/CD1768 family membrane protein, producing MDADRKKKSKSIVKKAISIETFVFLIVFLLIFGLMARKMGTPLMFKTMMATAHDLLLNTVFFIMAMAVIAGAISALLSEFGAIALINKIFAPLMKPLWGMPGASVTGAVATYLSDNPAIIPFAKDTRFISFFKKYQVPALCNLGTAFGMGLIVTMFMMGQGTGFVKAALIGNVGAIIGSIISVRLMLRQTKKFFGDKAYEPAIEVKDGEEDPNKVRIIRDGNMFQRVLDTILEGGKTGVEMGMAIIPGVLIVCTFVMMLTFKMPANGYTGAAYEGVGFLPWLGEKLTFILEPLFGFKSAEAIAFPITALGAVGGAISLVPEFLKGGLIGPNDIAVFTAMGMCWSGYLSTHIGMMDALGVRKLSSKAIVSHTIGGIAAGIVAHYLFLLLG from the coding sequence ATGGATGCAGACAGGAAAAAAAAGAGTAAAAGTATTGTAAAAAAGGCAATCAGTATTGAAACATTTGTTTTTCTTATCGTGTTTTTATTAATCTTCGGACTTATGGCACGTAAGATGGGAACTCCTTTAATGTTTAAAACAATGATGGCAACCGCCCACGACTTGCTACTTAATACAGTATTTTTCATAATGGCGATGGCGGTCATTGCTGGGGCTATCAGTGCATTATTATCAGAATTTGGTGCAATAGCACTTATTAATAAAATTTTCGCACCACTTATGAAACCACTTTGGGGAATGCCCGGTGCGAGTGTAACAGGAGCAGTTGCGACTTATTTATCAGATAATCCGGCTATTATCCCTTTCGCTAAAGATACTCGTTTTATATCATTTTTCAAAAAGTATCAAGTTCCGGCATTATGTAATTTAGGAACCGCTTTTGGTATGGGGCTTATTGTTACTATGTTTATGATGGGACAAGGTACAGGTTTTGTTAAAGCCGCACTAATCGGTAATGTAGGAGCTATTATCGGTAGTATTATTAGTGTTCGTTTAATGTTAAGACAAACGAAAAAATTTTTTGGTGATAAGGCTTACGAACCTGCGATTGAAGTTAAAGATGGTGAAGAAGACCCTAATAAAGTCCGAATTATTCGTGACGGTAATATGTTCCAACGTGTACTGGATACCATTTTAGAAGGAGGTAAAACCGGTGTAGAAATGGGTATGGCTATAATACCGGGTGTTTTAATAGTTTGTACATTTGTTATGATGCTAACTTTTAAAATGCCGGCTAACGGATATACCGGTGCTGCTTATGAAGGTGTTGGTTTCTTACCTTGGTTAGGAGAAAAATTAACATTTATTTTAGAACCGTTATTCGGTTTCAAATCAGCAGAAGCAATAGCGTTCCCAATCACAGCATTAGGTGCTGTTGGTGGCGCAATATCATTAGTACCCGAATTTCTTAAAGGAGGACTTATTGGACCTAATGATATTGCTGTTTTCACAGCGATGGGAATGTGTTGGAGTGGATATTTAAGCACTCATATAGGAATGATGGATGCCTTAGGTGTAAGAAAACTGTCATCAAAAGCGATTGTTTCACATACAATCGGTGGTATAGCAGCAGGGATAGTTGCACATTACTTATTCTTGTTATTAGGTTAA
- a CDS encoding ABC transporter ATP-binding protein: MLLEVNNLRKVYATILSTNSTEALKNVNFAVDKGEYVAVMGESGSGKTTLLNIIATFDKATSGNIRLNGTDLSKLKDKELANFRRENLGFVFQDFNLLDNFSIKDNILLPLVLENKNYKDMEKRLNNIIKPLGIDKLINKYPYEVSGGQKQRVAVARAIITNPALILADEPTGALDSKSTEQLLEVFDKLNEAGQTIIMVTHSVKTASRAKRVLFIKDGVVFHELRRGTQNHSEMYQKINDTLTLMQAGE, from the coding sequence ATGTTATTAGAGGTAAATAATTTAAGAAAAGTATATGCAACTATATTAAGTACAAATAGTACGGAGGCGTTGAAAAATGTTAATTTTGCAGTAGATAAAGGAGAATATGTAGCAGTTATGGGAGAAAGCGGAAGTGGTAAGACTACATTACTTAATATTATCGCTACTTTTGATAAAGCTACATCCGGTAATATAAGGTTAAACGGAACAGATTTAAGTAAACTAAAAGATAAAGAATTGGCAAATTTTCGTCGCGAAAATTTGGGGTTTGTGTTTCAAGATTTTAATTTGTTGGATAATTTTTCTATAAAAGATAATATTTTACTACCGTTGGTATTAGAAAACAAAAATTATAAAGATATGGAAAAGAGATTAAATAATATAATAAAACCGCTTGGTATAGATAAATTGATTAATAAGTATCCTTATGAAGTATCGGGTGGACAAAAACAACGTGTTGCTGTAGCACGTGCCATTATCACCAATCCGGCATTAATATTGGCGGACGAACCTACCGGAGCGTTAGATTCAAAATCAACAGAGCAATTGTTGGAAGTATTTGATAAGTTAAACGAAGCCGGTCAAACTATTATTATGGTTACTCACTCTGTAAAAACAGCCAGTCGAGCAAAACGCGTACTTTTTATTAAAGATGGAGTTGTATTTCATGAGTTGCGTAGAGGAACGCAAAACCATAGTGAAATGTATCAGAAAATTAACGATACTTTAACATTAATGCAGGCAGGTGAGTAA
- a CDS encoding YceD family protein translates to MKWLRSSLFKNNSNTFTFEEKININVNHYNASLKNIKDVIVSGTLTRGGKDKIYADLKIIGVFEMISGRTLNSVELPFEILEKEEYIDKSLIGNDIIDVNLMDMYIDLKPLVHELIILNIPITSSADEQMELVSGKDWKLLSEDTLVDLAKKKESPFAALNGLFKEQ, encoded by the coding sequence ATGAAATGGTTAAGATCTTCTTTATTCAAAAATAATAGTAATACTTTTACTTTTGAAGAGAAAATTAATATTAACGTAAATCACTATAATGCCTCTTTAAAAAATATTAAAGATGTTATTGTTAGTGGAACTTTAACTAGAGGCGGTAAAGATAAAATATACGCCGATTTAAAAATTATTGGAGTTTTCGAAATGATTTCCGGTAGAACACTAAATAGTGTTGAATTGCCGTTTGAAATTCTTGAAAAAGAAGAGTACATTGATAAATCATTAATTGGAAATGACATAATTGATGTAAATCTTATGGATATGTATATTGATTTGAAACCTTTAGTACATGAACTTATAATTTTAAATATTCCGATTACCTCATCAGCTGATGAACAAATGGAGTTGGTTTCCGGCAAAGATTGGAAACTGCTTTCTGAAGATACTTTAGTGGATCTTGCGAAAAAAAAAGAATCTCCATTTGCTGCACTTAACGGATTATTTAAAGAACAGTAA
- a CDS encoding ABC transporter permease — MRFFYSRFAWNNIVKNKQLVLPYIFASIFTIASFYILGSIALGTSLNKLEHGSAQTKQILSLGLIVIAIFSMIFLFYTYSFLIKRRIKEFGLYAVLGMTKKQIAKILMRETIFIGLITLTFGLAFGIMFGKVTLLALLKLFSKGVVFGFDIPVIAVVTTIGLFGGIYFLILLYTVIKISRLKIITLLKEGSTGEKEPKARFILTLIGIGLVGYGYYTALTAGNPIEALTSFFYAVMAVILGTYLIFMTVSITVLKIMKNNKRYYYKPKHFISVSGLLYRMKRNAVGLANICILSTMVLVTMGATSTMYAGVNEAYENRYPRDISVGVKHSNKEIASEVQKEIDKILKKHNVKKSDEVFYNTLMTAGEMEDGKITAPENNKISNLVIVIVSTLSDYNKMNGENKTLKPDEVLLYLDKKAKYQHSDIQILNEKFKVKEKLNQITGEIGHTEANIMPTYYIVVKDESIRTKIAEKLMVTESAEKSKSDEMLTTNIMFNIKNPNKEAEIVKDINNLNKKYEVFSESKYENKDEFKAMFASFLFIGIFISLIFIVSQVVIMYYKQISEGYEDKNKFSIMRKVGLTEKQIKQSIRSQVLLIFFAPLVIATIHTAVAFPFIEKIMNLFLLKKTTAFLIGMSGAVGVFTLFYLIVYVLTSRVYYRIIKD; from the coding sequence ATGAGATTCTTTTATAGTAGATTTGCATGGAATAATATAGTTAAAAACAAACAGTTGGTATTACCATATATATTTGCATCAATTTTTACAATAGCATCGTTTTATATATTAGGCTCTATTGCTCTTGGTACAAGTTTAAATAAATTGGAACACGGTTCAGCTCAAACAAAACAAATTTTGTCGTTAGGTCTTATAGTAATAGCGATATTTTCAATGATTTTTCTTTTCTACACCTATAGCTTTTTGATTAAACGCCGTATTAAAGAATTTGGTCTTTATGCTGTGCTTGGAATGACTAAAAAGCAAATAGCCAAAATTTTAATGAGAGAGACAATATTTATCGGTCTTATCACATTAACGTTCGGTTTAGCATTTGGAATAATGTTCGGTAAAGTTACCTTATTGGCACTTTTAAAATTGTTTAGCAAAGGTGTGGTATTCGGATTTGATATACCGGTAATTGCCGTTGTTACGACGATTGGTTTGTTCGGAGGGATTTACTTTTTAATTTTATTGTATACTGTTATAAAAATATCACGTTTAAAAATAATAACTTTGTTAAAAGAAGGAAGTACGGGTGAAAAAGAACCTAAGGCACGATTTATTTTAACATTAATAGGAATCGGATTGGTAGGATATGGTTACTATACGGCACTTACTGCAGGAAATCCGATTGAAGCATTAACATCATTCTTTTATGCCGTTATGGCTGTAATATTGGGTACCTATCTGATATTTATGACGGTAAGCATTACTGTGTTAAAAATAATGAAAAATAATAAACGTTACTACTACAAACCGAAACATTTTATCAGTGTATCGGGATTATTGTATCGTATGAAACGTAATGCGGTAGGGCTTGCAAATATTTGTATCCTATCGACAATGGTTCTTGTTACGATGGGAGCTACCAGTACAATGTATGCAGGAGTAAACGAAGCATATGAAAATAGATATCCAAGAGATATAAGTGTTGGGGTGAAACATAGTAATAAAGAAATAGCAAGTGAAGTACAAAAAGAAATTGATAAAATTTTGAAAAAACATAACGTAAAAAAATCTGATGAAGTATTCTATAATACCTTAATGACGGCAGGAGAAATGGAAGACGGAAAAATAACAGCTCCGGAAAACAATAAAATAAGCAATTTGGTAATTGTTATTGTAAGCACATTAAGCGATTATAATAAAATGAATGGTGAAAATAAAACGTTAAAACCTGACGAAGTGCTACTTTATCTTGACAAAAAGGCAAAATATCAACATAGTGATATACAAATTCTAAACGAGAAGTTTAAGGTAAAAGAAAAACTGAATCAAATAACAGGAGAAATCGGGCATACAGAAGCAAATATTATGCCAACTTATTATATTGTTGTAAAAGATGAAAGTATTAGGACAAAAATAGCTGAGAAATTAATGGTCACTGAAAGTGCTGAAAAAAGTAAATCTGATGAAATGCTGACAACAAACATAATGTTTAATATAAAAAATCCGAATAAAGAAGCAGAAATAGTAAAAGATATTAATAATTTAAATAAAAAATATGAAGTTTTTTCAGAGTCAAAATATGAAAATAAAGATGAATTTAAAGCAATGTTCGCATCATTTCTATTTATCGGAATTTTTATCAGTTTGATTTTTATAGTTTCACAAGTGGTAATAATGTATTATAAACAAATATCTGAAGGGTATGAAGATAAAAATAAATTTTCAATAATGAGAAAAGTCGGTTTAACAGAAAAACAAATAAAACAATCAATTCGTTCGCAAGTATTATTGATTTTCTTTGCACCATTAGTCATAGCGACAATACATACAGCGGTAGCTTTTCCATTTATTGAAAAAATAATGAATTTGTTTTTATTGAAAAAGACAACAGCTTTCTTAATAGGAATGTCGGGTGCAGTAGGAGTATTTACCTTATTTTATCTGATAGTCTATGTTTTAACATCACGTGTCTATTATAGAATTATAAAGGATTAA
- a CDS encoding sensor histidine kinase, translated as MAIIVSVFDFNNYKRSFSALHFLKDNLINDLDKLPISLDIRVQYYQKIITRLFNELEKTIEENRKKQTQLVDYYSMWVHQIKTPIAAIHFILDNSEHDNYMLEQELFKIECYVEMVLTYIRLGSENTDYVFEKIELSEITREILKKYASLFINKKLTLNFVPQETFVITDKKWFSFALEQIISNAIKYTSRGGTVKITLEENKITITDNGIGIKEEDLPRIFEQGFTGFNGRYEKKSSGIGLYLCKKILDNLEHTIKITSTTGIGTTVEIGFSQNYNYRE; from the coding sequence TTGGCTATAATCGTAAGTGTTTTTGATTTTAACAATTATAAAAGAAGTTTCAGTGCGTTGCATTTTTTAAAAGATAATCTTATTAATGATTTAGATAAATTGCCGATTAGTTTGGATATTAGGGTTCAGTATTATCAAAAAATAATTACAAGGTTATTTAATGAATTAGAAAAAACTATTGAAGAAAATCGTAAAAAACAAACGCAGTTAGTTGATTATTACAGTATGTGGGTACATCAGATTAAAACACCGATAGCGGCAATACATTTTATATTGGATAACAGTGAACATGATAATTATATGTTGGAACAAGAATTATTTAAAATAGAATGTTATGTTGAAATGGTGCTGACATATATAAGGCTTGGAAGTGAAAATACCGATTATGTATTTGAAAAAATTGAATTAAGTGAAATAACACGAGAAATATTAAAAAAATATGCCAGCTTATTTATCAACAAAAAATTAACTCTTAATTTTGTTCCACAAGAAACATTTGTAATAACAGATAAAAAATGGTTCAGTTTTGCATTGGAACAAATTATCAGTAATGCAATAAAATATACATCACGTGGCGGTACGGTGAAGATAACTTTGGAAGAAAATAAAATAACAATAACTGACAACGGTATAGGTATAAAAGAAGAAGATTTACCAAGGATATTTGAACAAGGATTTACAGGGTTTAACGGACGCTATGAGAAAAAATCAAGTGGTATAGGTTTATATTTGTGTAAAAAAATACTTGATAATCTTGAACACACGATAAAAATTACGTCAACAACAGGAATTGGAACAACGGTAGAAATAGGATTTTCTCAAAATTATAATTATAGAGAGTGA
- a CDS encoding DeoR/GlpR family DNA-binding transcription regulator: MKMDRHAYILEELKKKHLVRVSKLAYDMKVTEMTIRRDLQELEDYGHLTRIHGGAKLKPKNFYQEDNYNKKILINVEEKKQIAKKVADIIKNNETIFIGAGSTTSYLAEFLQDKSINIVTNSITVFEQFKDNNSCDLIFIGGRYRPKTKGFVGYFTQDALSKISVNKAFVGVNGIDLEKVTISDEEEGRCNDTILNNATERYVLADHSKFSTHAFYSFYRLKDLTAIITDNILDENIKEQYKKEVEII; the protein is encoded by the coding sequence ATGAAAATGGATAGACATGCTTATATACTGGAAGAATTAAAGAAAAAACACTTAGTCAGAGTCAGTAAACTCGCTTATGATATGAAGGTTACGGAGATGACTATAAGGCGTGATTTACAAGAACTGGAAGATTATGGTCATTTAACTCGTATCCACGGTGGAGCAAAATTAAAACCCAAAAATTTTTATCAGGAAGATAACTACAACAAAAAAATTCTGATAAATGTTGAAGAAAAAAAACAAATTGCTAAAAAAGTAGCGGATATTATAAAAAATAATGAAACAATTTTTATAGGGGCAGGGAGTACAACGAGTTACTTAGCGGAGTTTTTACAAGATAAAAGCATTAACATAGTAACCAACTCCATTACAGTTTTTGAGCAATTTAAAGATAATAATTCATGTGATTTGATTTTTATTGGCGGAAGGTATCGCCCCAAAACAAAAGGTTTTGTAGGTTATTTTACACAAGATGCCCTCAGCAAAATAAGTGTCAACAAAGCATTTGTAGGAGTGAACGGTATTGATTTGGAAAAAGTTACAATTTCCGACGAAGAAGAAGGGCGTTGCAATGACACTATACTAAACAATGCGACTGAACGCTATGTTTTGGCAGACCACAGTAAATTTTCCACTCATGCTTTCTATTCTTTTTATCGCTTAAAAGACTTAACAGCGATAATAACTGATAACATACTGGACGAAAATATTAAAGAGCAGTATAAAAAAGAAGTGGAAATTATTTAA
- a CDS encoding FAD-containing oxidoreductase has translation MVKYDLLVIGFGKAGKTLATTLAKEGKKVAVVEENSKMYGGTCINIGCIPTKTLIVAAENKKSYAEAKATRDKVVSKLNAKNFAMLNNNPNIDIYTAKAKFISNKVIEIFENGETKQLEGEVIVINTGAKNNTLNIPGLTTSKNVYDSTELQKLKTPPKTLGILGGGNIGLEFSNLYSKLGVKVTLIDFSPTVLGREDTDISILAQKYLKEQGVEFKLGTATKEIRNNGNKVIVDTEKYGNLEFDALLHATGRRANTEDLGLENTDIKLAANGSIVVDEFCRTNVENIFAVGDVNGGLQFTYVSLDDFRIVNNYLHGNKEYTRLNRENIPYSVFITPTLSRVGLNENQARKLYKNIAVASLHVANMPRGAVNQDQRGIYKVIVDKDTNLILGATLFSKNSEEIINLIKLAMDNNIPYTYIKNQVFTHPAMAENLNDVFKLI, from the coding sequence ATGGTAAAATATGATTTATTAGTAATCGGCTTTGGGAAAGCCGGAAAGACCTTAGCAACCACATTAGCAAAAGAAGGAAAAAAAGTAGCCGTTGTTGAAGAAAATAGTAAAATGTATGGAGGAACTTGTATTAATATCGGCTGTATTCCGACAAAAACTTTAATTGTCGCAGCTGAAAATAAAAAAAGTTATGCCGAAGCAAAAGCTACACGTGACAAAGTCGTTTCAAAATTAAACGCTAAAAACTTTGCAATGTTAAATAATAATCCTAATATTGATATTTATACTGCAAAAGCAAAATTTATCTCCAATAAAGTGATAGAAATTTTCGAAAACGGCGAAACTAAACAACTGGAAGGTGAAGTTATCGTTATTAATACCGGTGCTAAAAATAATACTTTGAATATTCCCGGTTTAACAACATCTAAAAATGTTTATGATAGTACCGAACTTCAAAAGTTAAAAACACCTCCGAAAACATTAGGAATTTTAGGTGGAGGTAACATTGGTTTAGAATTTTCCAATCTTTATTCTAAATTAGGTGTTAAAGTGACACTTATAGACTTTTCACCGACTGTTTTAGGTCGTGAAGATACTGATATTTCAATACTTGCTCAAAAATATCTCAAAGAACAAGGGGTAGAATTTAAACTTGGAACTGCTACTAAAGAAATTCGCAACAACGGTAATAAAGTAATTGTTGATACTGAAAAATATGGAAACTTGGAATTTGATGCCCTACTTCATGCGACCGGACGCCGTGCTAACACCGAAGATTTAGGCTTAGAAAATACCGACATCAAACTAGCGGCTAACGGCTCTATTGTAGTTGATGAATTTTGTCGCACTAATGTAGAAAATATTTTTGCTGTTGGCGATGTAAATGGCGGCTTACAGTTTACTTATGTATCACTGGATGATTTTAGAATAGTAAATAATTATCTACATGGTAATAAAGAATATACACGTCTAAATCGTGAAAATATACCTTACTCAGTATTCATTACCCCTACCTTATCACGTGTAGGTCTTAATGAAAATCAAGCACGCAAATTGTATAAAAATATCGCCGTTGCCAGTCTACATGTAGCAAATATGCCGCGCGGTGCAGTTAATCAAGATCAACGTGGAATTTACAAAGTAATTGTTGACAAAGATACAAATTTAATCCTAGGTGCTACATTATTTAGTAAAAACTCTGAGGAAATAATTAACCTTATTAAACTGGCAATGGATAATAATATTCCTTATACCTATATTAAAAACCAAGTATTTACCCATCCTGCAATGGCTGAAAATTTAAACGATGTTTTTAAATTAATTTAG